A window of Macrotis lagotis isolate mMagLag1 chromosome 1, bilby.v1.9.chrom.fasta, whole genome shotgun sequence genomic DNA:
tagcaACTAAGAAAGACCTGCTTACAGTTCCCTTCTCTATGTGGGCCAGGAATCTGGTGACCcagctctttcttttcttcttctccctcctggGGGACCCTATAGAACTGAGCCTTCCTCCTGTCTATGTTTGCTCCCCTAGAGATGTTCTGACTGCAGCTAAGCCTAAtaaaatattgatgatgatgataataataataaataatatctagcatttatactGTACTTTAAgatctgtaaagtgctttatgTAAATAACCCACATTAAAAAAATCCACACCAGCatggttactttttttttattaatttggtgCATTGTATTTTAATGGAGTTTACATTTCACAACAGTTATTCAAGCAACCCTTCTTACAATGCATTTTCCTGAACAGTAGTTAGTCAATTGTTAAGCAAAAGGAGAGATGTGtccttcaaatttattttttattattttttattattattattacatccaAAGATAGTTTCAagattcatccttttgtaagcctttgagtttcacatttttcttctaccctcccttctttccccactcCCCATGGAAGCCATCAATATGATTTAGagtgtacatgtataatcatgtttaatatattttcatattagtcatgttgtgaaagaattacATAACTGGGGGGAAAATAGCAAGCCATGATCATTTCTAACCCAGCTCAACTCATATTCTTCAGGACTTTTCCCTATTCCCTTCTCCTCATCCTCCTCCACTTTGATGAGCtgtctccattagaatgtaagctcctcgagggcaaggctatctttctttttgcttgtagcAAATGGACTAGCAATGGACTTGTCTTATGGTAGCCATATAATAGATGACTgggacaaaagtaaaataaatgataaaaactcAAAATCAAAATTGCAATATGAGAATTCCTCATTCTGTGGCAACAGTTTGGAGGAGATATAAGGCccacataaaaaagataaatcttgCAAGAGGCTCTTATTTGACAGTTTTAATTTATACATTCAAAGACTTTATAGTTAAGAAGACACTCTGGGATGACAGAACAGaataaataaactgaggcaacaagGAAAACTTTTAAGCAAAGACCATGACTCAGTTGTGATCACTTGAgtcacagaaagagaaagaaataggttCAGTGATAGCcacttaatttcctcctcaaccTTGATGCTTCCAGCTTTGACTCTCctgtgactttttaaatttttattttatttttatttttattttattttattttttattttttcacttccaaaactttgcattccaaattctctcccttcctcccatctcattcCCTATCATTGAGAtagcaagttacttgatataggctaaaaaatgtgtaatcatgaaaaacattactacaatagccaagttgtaaaagtaaataaaccaggggtggctaggatggagcaccggccctggagtcaggagtacctgagttcaaatccaacctcagacacttaataattacctagctgtgtggccttgggcaagccacttaaccccattgtcttgcaaaaaaaaaagtaaataaaccccctccccaacaaaaaaaaagagaaacttcaagaaaaaataaattttatgacaCTTCTTAAGAAATGTGGGAGCCAGTTAGGAGCCTGACTCCTGAACCAAAGCAACACACTATACTTCTCACCAGATTTGGGCTATCTACTGAGACAAAGTAGGATAGCCAATCTTATAGGAGTTTCCTCCCAAGAGTTCAGGACTTTGGGATTCTCAGAAAAAGTAGTCTCATTTTGGTGATAAGGGGAAGTTCTCAAAAAGTTGATGTGTGCTCAAGTGTCTAGGTTCATCAGTGTCAACGTTTATGTCTATACCTATGTCTATGTGTCTGCATATTTGTGTTATATGTGTTCTTCTGTGAAAATATTTGTGAATgttttatatacatgtgtgtctGTGTTCATCACACAGAAACATAAGATTTCAGAGGTGAAAGAGATTTCATTGGACACCTAATACAACTCAAATTTGAACAAGCATCACCTCTTCAATGCACATCATAATTCACCAGCTAGTCTTTCCTTAAAACCTTGAAGTGACCCTTTATTCTTTGGGAAAGCTATAACCATGAGGAAGATCTTCCTTACATTAATCCTAAATTTTCCTCCCTACTGCTTTGACCCATAGTTCCTTGTTCTGCCCTTTGGAGCCCATATGACAAATTTAATCCCTATTCCACATAATAGCATTTCAAGGACCTGAAGACTGCTATGATCTTTCCCTATGCTTCTGTTCTATAGGTCAAATAGCTCTGGCTCCTTTAACCAATTCTCATACAGCATGGATGAAAGTCCTTTATCTTGATTGCCCTTCTCTGAATACTCTccactttattaaatatcttaCTAAAATAACAGACTCAGCACTGGGTCCAAAGATCCAGATGGGGTCTGCCTAGGGAAGAGTACAATGGAATTGTCACCCCTTTGTTCCTAACATTTATTTAATGGAGTTCAGACTTAAATCAGATTTTTTCATTGCTATAATACACTGGTTGATTCATACTGAGCTTAAagtctgattaaaaagaaaaaccttgaATTCTTCCAAATTCTTATCTAACCATGCCTTCTCCATTTTATACTTCTACAGCTTAGGCCCAAGTTCCCCCATCACATATTGTTTTATTGAATTTAGCCCAGTGATATTcttttgaatcccagctctgtcacCCAATGCATTTACTATTCCTCCTACCTTTGTGAAATATACTATGTTTATTATTTGATATGTTTGCATAATTATATCTATCATATGTGtttctatcatctgtctatcatctatctatctgtctatacatccatctatatatctatctagctatcattTATCTgtcatttactatttttctatcatctatcaaccaactatctatatataattatatatgtatatgtcttttTTGTAATAAATCTCTATATAAATAGCTATGCttatgtatgtctgtatgtgtgaCTGGGTTCTCTGTATGACTATGTTTTcatacatgtgtgtttatatttgtGTGCTAATGGAATAGAATACCTACCAGTCGGACTCAGAAGTTGATGAAACATAGGATGGAGTAGCTGTGAGCAAGAATCAGGGTCCTGGATATAGAAAAAGCATATGGCTCTGCTATGGGTGATGAGGGAGCAGATGAGGCCAGACACATTACAATAAAGGGGAACTAAAGGTGCCAAGTCCAAGACTTTTGGTTGTATGTTTAGAACTGAGAAATATAGCTCCAAGTGGTCTACAATAACTTTCAAGAAGTCATTTCAATAGAGGCAGAAATTGGCTTTTGGGGCAATCTTTCTTCCAAGTTTCTACGTATCTGGTGTAAAGCATTTCCCAGTTCATTCACTTTCCTTCTTAACATCTCCACCTCCTTCCTTAGTGGCAGTGAGACTCGGATGTTGAactttaattccaaattcttttcattctctttctttaggAGCCCATCGAGAAATTGCACAGTCCCTAatgcctcttctttctctatgaGTTCCTTCAGATTTTGGCTTTTGCTGTCAGAAATATTCTCCTCCAGGAGGTAGAACATGGCATTGAAGAACTCCTGAAAGCTCAGATGTCTGAACCTATATAACATTATGCCACCGAGCCCTTCTTGGGAACTACTGCCATTCAAGACTGAGGAGGTGTCCATGCCATCCAAGCTGTGTCTCCTCAGGTCTCCCTCAGTAAACAGGATCTTCTGCCTCTGAATACCTTCTGTGGCCAAGGAGCACAGCCCTCGCAGGGCCTTGTGCTGAGTGGGCTTGGATAAACTTTTCTTAATTGGCAGAAAAGTGGAAATATAAGCGATATAGATGTCTGTCCTGTTCTTGAGGGCCTTGGAGATAGATTTGCCTTGTTCTAGCCGACGCTTCATCCAGCTGCAAATGATCCAACAAACTAGAGGGGCACAACACTCATCGGAGATAACCTTGTTTGCTTGCACAAAATCAAAGGTCTTCTTTGCCAGGTCCCCATCCTtgaaatataagtaaaaatacTCCTTCTTCTGTTTCTGGGAGAAGCCTAATAGCTTGATATGGTGTGGATACCTCAGCCAAGGGCCTAATTTctccagagccagggatctgatTGTGATAAGCAGGGTTGACTGGGGGAGCAGCTTCTTTTGGATTAAATCACCCAGGACCACTTGCTCAGATTCTTTTTCCTTGGCTCTACAGTGGAGATCAGAACTTTGTTCAGCAGAAAGGAACTGTAGCTCATCGAGGCCATCCAGAACAAATAGGAGCTTCTCCTGTTGCCTGAGGATGTCAGTAATGGGAGCTTTGTTATTCCCACACAGCACAGTGATGAGATGGTCCACACTGTTTTCCCTCAGAAGGCTTGCCTCTTGACAACCGATGTAGAAGACATAATCAAACCTGCCAGAGTACATGGTGCCAGCTGCCCAACCCTGAAGGACCTTTCTAGCAAGGGTTGACTTCCCAATGCCTGCAGGTCCCTGCAGCACTACAGTCTGAGGAGTGCTGGATGTATTAGTATCAGAATCAAATAGAGTTTCAAGGCTGATGCTACTTGAATTACATCCACTCAGAGGTTCCAGGTGAAGCTGCAGGTACTCTTGACTGGGCCGAAAGGGAGCATCTTCTTCGTCCATGGCCTGTAGCTTTTCTCTCATGTGAGCTATGTAGATATCTCTATAATCTAATCAAGAGACAGAAGTCACCACCTCAGAGTCACTGGAGTAGACTCCCACAAAGCAGAGTTGCTTATCTTGGAGCCATGGAGCCCATGCCCTGAAATGGCCAGAACGCTAGCCCCAGGTCTAGTCCTAACCCCAACTCCATCCCCAATCCCAAACCTTCTTCCTTCCATGTCCTGAAAATGAAACTTAGCTCTACTAATCCTGAGATCCCCTCTGATCAAAATGCAACAGAGCAGATTATATTTATCAGCTAGAGAAGCTAGGCCTCCCTTAACATAGGACATGAACCAGATTGGCCAAAGCCATTCCTTTAATCCACTCTAATCAGAATCTAAGCATGATGTGGATGCTTCACTAAGTTTCAACGAGCTTATTCTTTGTCCAACCCAGTTTAGGGTTTCCCCTTCCATGATTATTAGAGGAGCCCATCACATCTCCAGAAAAAGCCTCAGGCTCAACCATCCACAGTCTTCCTAAGCCTTGACCAATGAGGTTCTGGGAAGAATGCATATATTTTCCTGCTGGCATAGGGAAGttctgagagaaagagagacagagagacaaagacagagagaagcaTAATAAGATTATTGCCTTGCTCATAAGATAGTATCATAGATGAGGTCAGCTATTTCAAacctctcatttataaaatgaggaatctgaagccCAAGGAGACCAAAGGACTTACCAAATTAATGTGATCAAAAAGCATAGCATGGGGTAAGGAAGTTCTAATTCAGATTCCCTTGACTCCACTGCTATGGCTCTCCACTAAATAATGCTGCTTCATCATCTCCTAGGTTATAACAAAGTAAGTTGCACTAGCTCTACTCATGCTGGAGAAGGCAACAGAGTGGAGTCTAATGCAGAAAAGTCAAAAGTGATcagtggagcagctaggtggctcagtgcataaaacaccggccctggagtcaggagttacctgagttcaaatccaaccttagacacttaataattacctagctgtgtggacttgggcaagccacttaaccccattgccttgccaaaaaaatccaaagTGATCAGTGGTGGATTGTGAAAGAATTGGTTAagtttcagtttaaaaaaagaaaggcaattccaaaatattcatagcagctctttttgtagtggcaaaagaattagaaattgaggggacgtccatcaataggggaatgactgaacaagttatgttatatgaatgttatagaatactattgttctataagacacCATGATAGGTCAAattctagggaagcatggaacaaattgcAGGAacagatgctgagcaaagggaattagaaccaagataacattgtGACTAGAACAACCTTGATGCATTgtagctgctctcagcagttcagagagctaggacaaccctattagactggctatggacaatgctatcctcatccagaggaagaaaaacaaaacaaaacaaaaaaatccttcagaatctaaatgaatatattcactttttaaaaatttctctaatacatttccttttttttatcttatggcttctttcttttcccttaatcctaattcctcataccaaaaataactaatctgtaaaaatgttaaacataaatgtgtgtgtacaGTATTCacctgactatttgccactgagggggggagggaggtagaaggaaaataTGTAACTTTAAAGTATGAATATGCacatgaatgaatgttgaaaaacttttgtaacatgtaactggaaaaataaaatatcaattggaaaaaagaaaaaaagagagagccaAGACCTGACTTGTTAGGCAGACAAAGAAGGTGATGTAAGAATGGAAGTACAGGATTCTTACAAAATAGTTCAGCCTTTCTTCTTTTGCCAGAAGAAATACTTTCCCAGACAGGGCCTTATCCATATAAAATAGATGTTGGGCTTAGTTTGGCAAGGAAGATGCAAAGTGAGAAATATTATTTCCAGGGAGGAaagcagagggggaaaaaaagcctttgaccTATTCCTGGGATTTGCTAGGGCCAGCTTGAACAACTTATCACTACAGATGATTAAATTTTTCAGTATAAATAATTACActtgaaaaaaatggtaaatataACAAATCAGAGATTGATTTATGGTTTTTCTGATTGTTTGGACTTACAAAAGTGATCAAGGAAATATTAATGTAGCAGATTAATCGTAAAAGTATTCTGTGCCCCATCtcagggaggaaaaggggagggaaggagaattaGAATTTTTGAATTTAACACTCTtcttttaaagtgttttaaaaaggggccagctaggtggtgcagtagatagagcaccagccctggagtcaggagtacctgagttcaaatccagcctcagacacttaataattacctagctctgtggtcttcggcaagccccttaactccattgccttgcaaaaactaaaaaactaaaaaaataatgtttaaaaatgttctaacatgtatatggggaaaaataattttaaaaaaaaaaatgcccacCAAACAGGGTTGATTTCTCCTGGCAGGGgcattcccttttaaaaaattaatattttggggtggctaggtggcacagtggataaagcaccggccttggagtcaggagtacctgggttcaaatccgttctcagacacttaataattacctagctgtgtggccttgggcaagccacttaaccccatttgccttgcaaaaaaaaaaccctaaaaaaaattaatatttaaagcaTTCAGTTCCTCTGTTACTGATAGAAACTACCGGCCATCAGTTTATTGATTGTTAGTTAACCTAAATAATAAATTGGCTATTAATTTCCCTCTGCAAAGTTTGATGTGCATACTTTGGGGGGGTGAGGGAGAGATTTGgatattaaatatttacaagccaactggtgcagtggatagagcatcagtcctggaatcaggaggacctgagttcaaatttggcctcagacacttgctacttactagctgtgtgaccttggataagtcacttcactctggttgactcacatccagggtcatctccagtcaccctgattcatatctgaacactggacctagatgtctccagaggagaaagtgagggtggtgacttagcatagcaccccctcactcaaattcagttcatgtacATGTCATGGTCTCACTTTCCTGAAGTCatgaccttcttcaagaatgaaggacaaatatcaaacGTTTACCAGCACTGCCACCCATCACTCTTCTCTCCTAGCATAATTTCTGTAGCTCATTAGAGTATTCCCCTCATCTTCTATCCCTATTGAAACTGAGATTCCCAGTCATCTCCAGTTCTTACTGGTAAATTCTCACGGCTAACTTGCCTGAGTAAGACATTTTTCCACTGAGGAAGCGTTCTGATCTTATGGGTTCTAAATGAGATGTTTCATTTAAGAATAGATTTTCTACCTTTTCCTCCACCTTTTTTCTTGAGTTTGTTTGCCTGGTGCTTCTGAGTTAATTAAATCTAACAGATCCTTGCAAATATCCTAATGCAAAGAGTAAGCCATTTTTTGTCTCTGAAaaggttttctgaaaaaaaagcaatatattgGCCCTTTTTGTCTCTGGTTTATGTATCTATGCTATCAACATTATCTGCGTATCTCCTACCTTTTCATTGTTCCACTTCTCTTGGCTTTGATGACCAGCCAGACACCTACCTCTACTTGCTCATCCTCTTCCACATCTTTCTGAGCTCCTTATCCCTATATATTTCTGCCCCCACCCCATATTaactttttccttagtcctattGTCTCCTAATttaacccccccacacacactttggCCCTTTTCTTATACTTAACTGACTGTGCTGGCACCTTTGAAGTATGATTACCTCTATGGAAACATTCCTATCTGGTCTCAGATTACAAGCTCagttgaaagaaataatgaatggtcAGGGTCCAGTCCCAATGAGTGTGGTGATGATTAGAGTATTTCCATTCTGTTGTCCTGGAAAAAGGACTACAACCTAATTTAGGAAATTTAGTTTACCATTGATTGTTGCTTTTCCAAGAGTCTGTGAAACTGGTTTTactttttgtggttttctgcttcCATCATTTGGTCCCTGATTATCCTGTACAGTATTTTCTGGTTTGGGGGATTTTATAGCTGCAAAGGAAATATAAAGGTAAGTTATAGACACTTCCAGGTCCCTCCTCAATCCATTTAATCATGGGCATCAAGGGGGAACTATTGATCTGTTTACTGAGGAaataaatattcccaaatataggATTTGCTCTTCAACTGACTGTTATGATTTATTTCCTGGGGAGAACTTAGTTGATCACTCTCTAAGAACAGGATCCACTAGCTGAAAAGGGATAGGAAGTAGGTCTCTACTACTTTGATTTAGCAGGGAACCATCAAAGTCAAAATTCCAGGACtaaggaatgttgaaaaattagGTAGGATGCtgagaatgaaatggaatatttggGGCAAAACATTAATGTTGAACCAGGGCCTGCATATACATTCATCATCCCTCTCTAACTCCAAAgaatacacagacacacatgcacacaaacacacacacaaacacacatgtgcacacaaaCATTTAATCCTACACAAACCCTCATATACATTAAGATTTATCCTAAGCTTTCCTTGTCTTAAACTCTGATGGGACATAGGGAAAGAAAAGGCAGATATCACATAGCCCAACATGACCCAGGGAGTAGATTAGGAGATTTCTATATATCTTGGAGTTTAAGACACAACAGGAAAAACTCTAGCTTTGTGCTAGAGAGTCAGTAAACTAggaattattaaatacctattacgTACTATGTCTTAAGCTGTTGAGTCTATATACTCTGGGAATGGGAGTCAAATTGGGTTAATTATAGCGACAGATTTATATTTGGCATAAAGGTTGATTCTCTAATTGTCCTATCCTATTCTTATGAGGTTGCTAGGTATATAgaaggggcagctacatggctcAATGAGTAGAGacctaggcctgaagtcaggaagattcatcttcctgaattaaaagCTGGAAACTTATTGAATGTGtgacatttaaccctgtttgcttcaatttcctcatctgtaaaatgagttggagaaggaaatgacaaaccagacttatatttttgacaagaaaaccctaaatgaagtcaagaagagtcagatgtgcctgaaaaatgattaaaataaaggCTGAAACTTGGCTAAAGGAGACTGAGATTCATATGTATTCTTGTACTCATGTTCATTCCATCCAGGGACTGTTCTGTTTTGTATCCCAAGGACTGCACAAGGTAGGTATTTtacaatgtttattgaattggacTGCCTCTAGATTTGAAAtgtcaatttttattcttttcaactGAGTAATTTTTGgttaatcacttaatttctctgagcctcagtttacttatctgtaagaTGTGGAAACTAATTTTGGGCTCAGATATCTTATGtgattgtgaggaaagtgcttggGAAACCTGAgggaaaaaatacacacacatacacacacacacatatatcaaatATGAAGTTTTACTATTTCAGGTTGTGGATAGGTCTCAGGAAAGATAagtcaagaagaatcagaaagcTTAACTGGGATAGGATAAGCTCTGCAAAAATAAGAGCAAAAATAGTTGACATgcaaatggcatttttttttaaagtttgtagagTGTTTCATATACTTTTAATCCATCTCATTttcctgatgaagaaactgagactcagaatgaTAATTCATGGTTCCACATctattaaatggaaaaagcaaaatttgaattcagatatctTGAGAATGAGtcctttgatttttcctttacACGATTCCCCATTGAACTTTGATTGCCTTTTCagatgaattcaaatcaaacCAAGATCTTTGTTTTATAAAGGAGTTAACCAAAGGACAATTAGAATCTCCAATTGAGATATAAGAGTatttttgttgtagttgttttgttattgttgttgctttttgCATCTCTaaagagagaagaatggaatgggaACCTTTATTTGAGGGATGAGGCTTCAAGTCaaaccttgccttacctttctC
This region includes:
- the LOC141508665 gene encoding NACHT, LRR and PYD domains-containing protein 10-like; translation: MDITLRNVLMQILEDLIEEELKKFKFQLEDPPLKTFGPIPRGQLHPAQTVDLAELLIGHYGINHAAEVTKEVLKIINHRDLAEKLEQAIEKAIKSPKPENTVQDNQGPNDGSRKPQKVKPVSQTLGKATINDYRDIYIAHMREKLQAMDEEDAPFRPSQEYLQLHLEPLSGCNSSSISLETLFDSDTNTSSTPQTVVLQGPAGIGKSTLARKVLQGWAAGTMYSGRFDYVFYIGCQEASLLRENSVDHLITVLCGNNKAPITDILRQQEKLLFVLDGLDELQFLSAEQSSDLHCRAKEKESEQVVLGDLIQKKLLPQSTLLITIRSLALEKLGPWLRYPHHIKLLGFSQKQKKEYFYLYFKDGDLAKKTFDFVQANKVISDECCAPLVCWIICSWMKRRLEQGKSISKALKNRTDIYIAYISTFLPIKKSLSKPTQHKALRGLCSLATEGIQRQKILFTEGDLRRHSLDGMDTSSVLNGSSSQEGLGGIMLYRFRHLSFQEFFNAMFYLLEENISDSKSQNLKELIEKEEALGTVQFLDGLLKKENEKNLELKFNIRVSLPLRKEVEMLRRKVNELGNALHQIRRNLEERLPQKPISASIEMTS